In the Purpureocillium takamizusanense chromosome 5, complete sequence genome, one interval contains:
- a CDS encoding uncharacterized protein (COG:L~EggNog:ENOG503NX02~TransMembrane:2 (i572-588o600-620i)) has product MSSSVAAAPLLRRRNGRPQACDQCRGRKVACDHTQPVCNRCRATGRDDECTYTISSSRPVRPWPMSSARRRNEGQQGSPSTPAAEARPVTASLHVSLLPDAAAFPNGVQDRVPSDVMTPSPSSDEQASGPPSSAPPAPGPGFLGILSHSAVYEETKNTLSLLQGFRPCIPGHGDAAQAHFRDPSQVLSSPVREMCLVVLRSIPCPPKGHIALRMSPHPYDGWARVAAQRVLAGLYERFGAHLGTARTNAQLEDMALFLSRNTARPFNDNEPDPDQWIGQFTGPNLRWESLGLLFTFRELGGSTLSDSDHDIEQFTCGLTRHWPEVAQVCLGLCVDLTRRFSDGNSILLQLCIRRTVSESILTGDASASTWRCLAESVSLMTFLGLHDETETPDYRPSLSSESRRRIAAHVFIMDKVVVLFTGRPPLIGHRYASTPLPLDLQDQILLAGDEAIARASEALDERGWNTEGGLYASTSLRARLMIALIRDELVEIALGRWRQTPFDKMLAIKERQIQTMAEFPPSLIYQPGELDARSSSPGRVYAKLLIQLEHLQNLFVADRLLLRRGGLDQGDLLLTSFEMVSLTLLFWTNKDRFALARPDFAWLVMAYATPAGGILCMELLNPSFNGAHPRNAKITRSSIIQNLSLLIGFLDWIGPSAANGSLCANCSAVIQHVLDHTLNTTGSSSWPPEALDEMQLDFNFELFDTFEWLRADLTNE; this is encoded by the exons ATGagctcctccgtcgccgccgccccgcttctgcggcggcgcaacggCCGCCCGCAGGCATGCGATCAatgccgcggccgcaaggTCGCCTGCGACCATACCCAGCCCGTATGCAACCGCTgccgcgccaccggccgcgacgacgagtgtACATATACCATTTCCAGCTCGCGGCCGGTCCGACCGTGGCCCATGagctccgcccgccgccgcaacgagggccagcagggctCACCGAGCACGCCCGCGGCAGAGGCACGACCTGTCACTGCATCGCTTCACGTCTCGCTCCTcccagacgccgccgccttcccaAATGGCGTCCAGGACCGTGTCCCATCAGACGTGAtgacgccatcgcccagcTCGGACGAACAGGCTTCAGGCCCTCCCTcttctgcgccgcccgcgcccggccCTGGCTTCCTCGGCATCCTTAGTCACTCGGCCGTGTACGAAGAGACCAAAAACACCCTGTCGCTGCTACAGGGCTTCCGGCCCTGCATccctggccatggcgatgccgcccagGCGCACTTCCGCGACCCGTCGCAGGTGCTGTCCTCGCCCGTGCGGGAGATGTGCTTGGTCGTCCTGCGGAGCATtccctgcccgcccaagGGCCACATCGCCCTGCGCATGTCGCCGCATCCCTACGATGGCTGGGCGCGCGTggccgcccagcgcgtcctcgcAGGTCTGTACGAACGCTTCGGCGCGCACCTCGGTACCGCCCGGACCAacgcccagctcgaggacatggctCTGTTCCTGAGCCGAAACACCGCGCGGCCCTTCAACGACAACGAGCCGGACCCGGACCAATGGATAGGCCAGTTCACCGGCCCGAACTTGCGGTGGGAGTCTCTGGGCTTGCTCTTCACCTTCAGGGAGCTGGGCGGCTCGACCCTGAGCGACTCAGATCATGACATCGAGCAGTTCACCTGTGGACTAACCAGGCATTGGCCCGAGGTTGCCCAGGTGTGCCTCGGGCTCTGTGTCGATCTCACTCGCCGCTTCTCCGACGGCAACAGCATACTCTTGCAGCTATGCATCAGGCGGACCGTGTCGGAGTCGATCCTGACCGGCGACGCAA GCGCGTCTACTTGGAGATGCCTCGCAGAGTCCGTCTCCCTCATGACATTTTTAGGCCTTCACGACGAAACCGAGACGCCCGACTACCGCCCGTCACTGAGCTCCGAGTCCAGGCGAcgcatcgccgcccacgtcttCATCATGGACAAGGTCGTTGTCCTCTTCaccgggcggccgccgctcatcGGCCACCGTTATGCGTCcacaccgctgccgctggatCTTCAAGACCAAATTttgctcgccggcgacgaagccatAGCCCGTGCCTcggaggccctcgacgagcggGGCTGGAACACAGAGGGTGGGCTGTACGCATCGACCAGCCTCCGAGCGCGACTCATGATTGCTCTGATTCGCgatgagctcgtcgagaTTGCTCTGGGACGCTGGAGGCAAACACCCTTTGATAAGATGCT GGCCATCAAGGAGCGGCAAATCCAGACAATGGCAGAGTTTCCACCCTCCCTCATCTACCAGCCCGGTGAGCTTGACGCTCGCTCATCGAGCCCTGGTAGGGTGTACGCCAAGCTCCTGATTCAACTCGAACACTTGCAGAACCTCTTTGTGGCGgaccggctgctgctcaggCGAGGTGGCCTAGACCAGGGTGACTTGCTCCTGACGAGCTTCGAAATGGTCTCGTTGACGCTGCTGTTTTGGACAAACAAAGATCGCTTCGCCCTGGCACGGCCGGATTTTGCCTGGCTT GTCATGGCCTacgccacgcccgcgggcggcatcctGTGCATGGAACTGCTCAACCCGTCCTTCAACGGCGCGCATCCTCGCAACGCCAAGATCACGCGCTCGAGCATCATCCAGAATCTGAGTCTGCTTATCGGCTTCCTGGACTGGATTggcccgtccgccgccaacggGAGCCTCTGCGCCAACTGCAGCGCCGTCATCCAGCACGTGCTCGACCACACGCTCAACACGACGGGATCCAGCAGTTGGCCgcccgaggccctcgacgagatGCAGCTCGACTTTAACTTTGAGCTGTTTGACACGTTTGAGTGGCTGCGCGCAGACTTGACGAATGAGtag
- a CDS encoding uncharacterized protein (MEROPS:MER0003541~EggNog:ENOG503NVP7~COG:E~COG:O) — MSVGGLSCQRLIYVLIPITEIQRAALLTEHLNMLLPTLIATALAAQASAQLIWNARSHDAPQPKDELAVDDRASSKHQHTLQQPTGGDDNIPVPPFKTGQYTLKAQDNKTCPTYGESQWTGTVDVTDAHRLFFWFFESRNDPANDPVIVWMNGGPGGSSMFGLFNELGPCIFDLDATEPSANPWAWNRNASLLFLDQPAGVGFASLAEGAPMPAADLDGAPGFQTFLNIFFGEIFRDKAHLPIHIATESYGGHYGPVYLMHILDSRACDSKSAFWGNITSLILVDALLDWTGNAIGTYELLCSDSGSSSPAILNSTACDKIRHALPEVERLGLSCDLSQDGHECVALDQQYMDEIDIFYRELINTGQRSPFNIHQPCSSLPLCYPGKGNFTRYLNQAHIKAALGIPASVAYSGVNLALNNAYVRGRDPLKTTTRELAAVLDAHEKKHVGGSGGGGSLGDIRVLVLNGNDDYIVNTPGQRFVYDHLVRWGGQADYRIARWRALPEDELGGATTGFWKGTDDGRLVFVGVDGAGHTVPGDVREGSWRILQRWMEGGWRRQH; from the exons ATGTCTGTCGGCGGCCTGTCCTGCCAGAGACTAATTTACGTCCTCATCCCTATCACAGAGATTCAAAGGGCGGCCTTGCTGACCGAGCACCTCAACATGTTGCTGCCGACCTTGATCGCCACtgcgctcgccgcgcaggcctCGGCGCAGCTCATCTGGAACGCGAGGAGTCATGATGCCCCTCAGCCCAAAgacgagctggccgtcgacgaccgtgccagcagcaagcaccaACATACGCTTCAACAACCTacgggcggcgatgacaaCATCCCCGTGCCGCCGTTCAAGACGGGCCAGTACACACTCAAGGCGCAGGATAACAAGACGTGCCCGACGTACGGAGAGTCGCAATGGaccggcaccgtcgacgtCACCGACGCGCACCGCCTCTTCTTCTGGTTCTTCGAGAGCCGCAACGACCCGGCCAACGACCCCGTCATCGTCTGGATGAacggcgggcccggcgggtCGTCCATGTTTGGGCTCTTCAACGAGCTGGGCCCCTGCATCTTCGACCTCGATGCGACGGAGCCGAGCGCCAACCCGTGGGCGTGGAACCGCAACGCCTcgctgctcttcctcgaccagccggcgggcgtgggcttTGCGTCTCTGGCCGAGGGAGCGCCCATGCCCGCGGCCgatctcgacggcgcgccggggTTCCAGACCTTCCTCAACATCTTCTTTGGCGAGATATTCCGCGACAAGGCGCATCTCCCGATTCACATCGCGACCGAGTCCTACGGGGGTCACTACGGTCCGGTATACTTGATGCACATCCTCGATTCGCGCGCGTGCGACTCCAAGTCGGCGTTCTGGGGCAACATCACGTcgctcatcctcgtcgacgctctGCTGGACTGGACGGGCAACGCCATCGGCACGTACGAGCTCCTATGCTCCGActctggcagcagcagcccggccatCCTCAACTCGACGGCGTGTGACAAGATCCGCCATGCGCTCCCCGAGGTCGAGCGACTGGGATTATCCTGCGATCTGAGCCAAGACGGGCACGAGTGTGTCGCCCTGGACCAGCAGTACATGGACGAGATTGACATCTTCTACCGCGAGCTCATCAACACGGGACAGCGCAGCCCTTTCAACA TCCACCAGCCCTGCTCGAGCCTACCGCTCTGCTACCCAGGCAAGGGAAACTTCACGCGATACCTCAACCAGGCGCACATcaaggcggcgctcggcatcCCCGCATCGGTCGCCTACAGCGGCGTCAACCTCGCGCTCAACAACGCGTACGTCCGCGGGCGCGACCCGctcaagacgacgacgcgcgagctcgcggcggtgctggacgCGCACGAGAAGAagcacgtcggcggcagcggcggcggcggcagcctcggaGACATTCGCGTGCTGGtgctcaacggcaacgacgactaCATCGTCAACACGCCGGGCCAGCGGTTCGTCTACGACCACCTGGTGCgctggggcgggcaggccgacTACCGCATCGCGCGCTGGAGGGCGCTTCCagaggacgagctgggcggcgcgacgacgggcttctGGAAGGGGACCGACGATGGGCGGCTGGTGTTTGTGGGCGTGGACGGGGCGGGCCATACAGTGCCGGGGGATGTGAGGGAGGGGAGCTGGCGCATTCTGCAGcggtggatggagggggggtggcggcggcagcactAA